A segment of the Betaproteobacteria bacterium genome:
CCTGGGGCAGGTAGGCCAACCCGAGTCTGGCCCGGCGGTGAATAGGCATGTGGTTGAGCGCCGAATCGTCCAGGCGGATGCTGCCTCCGTCCACCGGAATCAGCCCAACGATCATATAGAAGCAGGTGGTCTTCCCAGCGCCGTTGGGTCCGAGGAGCCCAACCACCTCACCGCTTTGGACTTCCAGGGAGACGTCTTTAACCACGGTGCGGGACTTGTAGCGCTTACTCAGGTGCTCGGCGTGCAACTGGCTCATGGCGCGGGCAGGGGAAAGCGGCAGAACCTTTGCGCCGGAGCGGGGAATTTACTGTTTTGGCGCACCACTTACGGGGTCTGTGTTCTTCTTTTTGGGTTGGATCACGGCCTTCACTCGCTGCCCCGAGTTGGCGGTGGTGGCGCCTTTCGTTCCGATCACCTCGTAGAACTCGGTCACTGAGTTGTAGGATATGTAGTCGCCCTTTACTTCGTCCTCTCCGCGCTTGATGCGGGCATTGGTAAAGAGTTGCACCTTCTCGCCCTTGCCGTCGTATTCCACGCGATCCCCAAATCCCTCGATGAATTCATCAGCCCCTTCGCGTTTTTGGCGGAAAGAGGCGGGTTTGCCCAGGGCAATGCCTAAACTAAAACCCTGTTGGTCTTGCTTGACCGTAATGCGATCGGCCTTCAAGGTCAAAGTGCCCTGGGTCAGGACCACGTTACCTTCGAAAATGCTTTCCTTGCGAAGATCGTCCAGGCTCATTCTATCGGCCTCGATATTCACGGGCTTCTCCCGGTCCGAGCGCTCCGCATGGACGGGCCCGAGCATAAGGCACGGCAGCAATGCTATCGGCACGAGCCTTATCACGACAAACTTCATTGCGGTCCCCGGTTATTCTGAACGACTTACTCTAGGATGGATGAACTGGCCACGCACGCGCGAATGTAGTTGCATGTTTCGCGTGCGGCTGTTGAATTCTAGGCCAACTCCCCGCAAGGTGCCATGCTGGCTCGTTATGGTGACTTCCTGGTCGTTGCGGGCGATTTCTTCATCTGGTATGACGTGGAGCTGGGAGGTTGCAACGGTCACGGGTCCCGTTTGCTCGCCGCCTTCGGCCAGGATGCGTACGTCTCCCGTGAAGTCGACTTCCTTCGCATCCTTGGACACGTAGGCGCGGGCGGACTGTATATGCACCTGTGGCTCGTTCGGTTCGTAGTGTACGAGCTTGGGGTTTTCCAGCTGCGTGCTGTCCTCGTCTGGCCGGTGCACCATGCGATGGGCCACCAGCGCGTAGCGTTGAGATCCGTCCAGGTTGAACTTCGTGGCGGAAAAGTCTTCCACGATAATGTCAGGATTGGAGGGGTCGCGCAGGCTGAAGGCGCTTTCGGATTGCACGGATCTGTCCAGCCAGTACGTGAGTGCGGCCATGGCGGCCAGCAAGACTATGGGAGTCCAAGCGAGAAGCCGGTCGCTACTCATGCGAAATACCGGTCAAGTTCGGGTTGGAGAAGATTTTTCGCATCGAGAATAAGCTCGCAGACCTCTCGTACCGCGCCATGACCACCGCGCTCCCGTGTGACGTAATGAGTGTGGGCACGTACCGCTTGGGAAGCCTCCGGCACGGTGACGGAGAGCCCGCAGGCGCGTAGGGCGGAAATGTCCGGCAGGTCGTCGCCCATGAAGGCCACGGCTGCCATATCGATGGCCATCTTGGCGCGCAACTCGTGAATGACATTGAGTTTGTCCTGTACGCCCTGATAGAAATAATTCAATCCCAGTTCCGCGGCTCGAGCCTGGGCGGCTTCGGAATCGCGGCCCGTTATGACGGCCGTCTTGATGCCTGCATTCATGAGCATCTTAAGGCCCAGCCCGTCGCGGATATGAAACGCCTTTGCCTCCACGCCATTGGACAGAAAATAAAGCCTTCCATCCGTGAGGATGCCGTCCACGTCGACGCACAGTAGCTTGATAGTCCTAGCCCGCTCCAATACTTCCGCAGGCACCTTCATACCACCTTCGCCTGCAATAAATCATGCATGTTCACCGCGCCCGCGAGCACATTGGTTTCATCCACCACCAGCAGTTGGCTGATCTTGTGATCTTCCATCAGCTTTACCGCGTCCACCGCCAATTGCCGCGGGCGAATGGTTCGCGGGCGGGCAGTCATCAGATCGCGGATCGCCGTCGCCATCAAATCAAGCCCCCGTGGCAGCACACGGCGCAGATCCCCGTCGGTGAAAATGCCTAGCACATGATTGCCATCATCGACGACTGCAACCATGCCCATCCCCTTCTTGGATATCTCGACAATCACTTGCGCAAAGGGGGTGTGTGGGGCCACTACCGGAACCGCGTCGCCCGTGCGCATGACGTCGCTCACGTGAGTTAAAAGGCGCCGCCCTAATCTACCGCCAGGATGCGAGCGGGCAAAATCCTCGGCGCTAAATCCGCGCGCCTCCAGAAGCGCGACCGCCAGGGCATCGCCTAGCGCGAGTGCCGCGGTGGTGCTGGCCGTGGGCGCTAGCCCCAACGGGCAAGCTTCCTCCGCCACGGCGGCATCCAGATGCAGATCCGCCTGCCGGGCCAGGGTGGACTTGGTGTTACCGGTCATCGCGATAAGTTGCGTACCCTTGCGTTTGATCAAAGGCACCACGGCTAATAATTCCTCGCTCTCGCCGGAATTAGACAGAGCGATCACCACATCCTGCGCCGAGATCATGCCCAAATCTCCGTGGCTCGCTTCCGCCGGATGCACGAAGAACGCGGGAGTGCCGGTGCTAGCAAAAGTAGATGCGATCTTGCAAGCGATGTGGCCGGATTTTCCGATGCCGCTCACGACGACGCGGCCGCTACAGTGCAAGATGAGATCCACGGCCTCGGCGAACGCCGAGTCCAAGCGAGCCGCCAGAGCGCTGACGGCCTGGGCTTCGATTTCGAGAACTCTGCGCCCGCGCGCGATCGCATCTGGGCGAGCGTCGCGGGTGCTTTTCACGGGCACATTCATGACGATGGAGTATAGCCGAAGGGCCATAGTTCACGGCGCTGGCTTCCACCGGCGCTAAAGTGTTCCCAAGAACACTCTCTCCCGCCCCGATGCACTTACTGGATTCAGTATTGCTGCTGCTCGCTACCGCCGTCGTGGTGGTCGTGGTATTTCGCGCGCTCAAGCTGCCTGCATTAATTGGTTATTTGATCGTTGGCTTGCTGATTGGTCCCCACGCACTCGCTTGGCTACCCGATACAGCGGCCACAAAAAACTTGGCTGAATTCGGTGTCGTATTTCTCATGTTCAGCATCGGTTTGGAATTCAGCTTGCCGAAGCTCTCCACCATGAAGAGCATCGTGTTCGGCTTAGGCGCGGCGCAAGTCCTCGTCACGATACTGGCCGTATTGGGGATCGCCCTTTATCTTGGCCTGAATTGGCGGGAAGGGTTGGCCCTGGGCGGAGTGCTCGCCATGTCTTCCACCGCCATCCTGGCCAAGATGCTGGCGGAGCGGCTGGAGTTGAATACGCACCATGGCCGCCAGATCATAGGCGTGCTGCTGTTTCAAGACTTAGCGGTGGTGCCGCTGTTAGTGATCCTGCCCGCGCTTGCGCGCGGAGCCGAGGAACTCCCAAAACACTTACTCGTGGCCGGGATGAACGCGGCCTTGCTGCTCATCTTCATTTTGGTAGTCGGCCAGCGCCTCATGCGGCCGTGGTTCCACGTCGTTGCCCTGCGCAAGTCGCCAGAGCTTTTTGTACTCAATGTCCTGCTTTGCACGCTTGGGTTAGCCTGGCTCACGGACCGCTTCGGGTTGTCGTTGGCGCTCGGTGCTTTCCTGGCCGGCATGCTCATCTCCGAAACGGAATACCGGTACCAGGTGGAGCAGGACATCAAGCCTTTTCAGGATGTTTTGTTGGGATTGTTTTTCGTCACCGTGGGCATGCGGCTCGACGTACAGGAGATCGCCAAGCACTGGATTGCGGTCCCGTTGGTCATGATCGTATTCGTCGCCGCAAAGGCGGCAATCATGGCCGTTCTCGCGCGC
Coding sequences within it:
- the lptA gene encoding lipopolysaccharide transport periplasmic protein LptA — its product is MKFVVIRLVPIALLPCLMLGPVHAERSDREKPVNIEADRMSLDDLRKESIFEGNVVLTQGTLTLKADRITVKQDQQGFSLGIALGKPASFRQKREGADEFIEGFGDRVEYDGKGEKVQLFTNARIKRGEDEVKGDYISYNSVTEFYEVIGTKGATTANSGQRVKAVIQPKKKNTDPVSGAPKQ
- the lptC gene encoding LPS export ABC transporter periplasmic protein LptC; translated protein: MSSDRLLAWTPIVLLAAMAALTYWLDRSVQSESAFSLRDPSNPDIIVEDFSATKFNLDGSQRYALVAHRMVHRPDEDSTQLENPKLVHYEPNEPQVHIQSARAYVSKDAKEVDFTGDVRILAEGGEQTGPVTVATSQLHVIPDEEIARNDQEVTITSQHGTLRGVGLEFNSRTRNMQLHSRVRGQFIHPRVSRSE
- a CDS encoding HAD family hydrolase, coding for MPAEVLERARTIKLLCVDVDGILTDGRLYFLSNGVEAKAFHIRDGLGLKMLMNAGIKTAVITGRDSEAAQARAAELGLNYFYQGVQDKLNVIHELRAKMAIDMAAVAFMGDDLPDISALRACGLSVTVPEASQAVRAHTHYVTRERGGHGAVREVCELILDAKNLLQPELDRYFA
- a CDS encoding KpsF/GutQ family sugar-phosphate isomerase translates to MNVPVKSTRDARPDAIARGRRVLEIEAQAVSALAARLDSAFAEAVDLILHCSGRVVVSGIGKSGHIACKIASTFASTGTPAFFVHPAEASHGDLGMISAQDVVIALSNSGESEELLAVVPLIKRKGTQLIAMTGNTKSTLARQADLHLDAAVAEEACPLGLAPTASTTAALALGDALAVALLEARGFSAEDFARSHPGGRLGRRLLTHVSDVMRTGDAVPVVAPHTPFAQVIVEISKKGMGMVAVVDDGNHVLGIFTDGDLRRVLPRGLDLMATAIRDLMTARPRTIRPRQLAVDAVKLMEDHKISQLLVVDETNVLAGAVNMHDLLQAKVV
- a CDS encoding potassium transporter — protein: MHLLDSVLLLLATAVVVVVVFRALKLPALIGYLIVGLLIGPHALAWLPDTAATKNLAEFGVVFLMFSIGLEFSLPKLSTMKSIVFGLGAAQVLVTILAVLGIALYLGLNWREGLALGGVLAMSSTAILAKMLAERLELNTHHGRQIIGVLLFQDLAVVPLLVILPALARGAEELPKHLLVAGMNAALLLIFILVVGQRLMRPWFHVVALRKSPELFVLNVLLCTLGLAWLTDRFGLSLALGAFLAGMLISETEYRYQVEQDIKPFQDVLLGLFFVTVGMRLDVQEIAKHWIAVPLVMIVFVAAKAAIMAVLARAFGANAATALRVGLALSAGGEFGLVLLSQAGSLALLGRGTLQVVLAAIILSMLLAPFILKRSEHLVRRFSKAEWMSRAMALHNIAAQSMGADKHIIICGYGRSGQNLARLLEQENVPFIALDADSQRVREAASAGEHVVYGDAARREVLVAAGLTRAAALVVSYADTESA